One genomic region from Arthrobacter sp. YN encodes:
- a CDS encoding amino acid ABC transporter permease: MDILNQLAETFFDWEAMGEVLPKMFAVGLPNTIVLAVVSGIIGTALGMLLALMGISRNAAARWVARIYTDILRGLPPVLTILVIGFGFGPIIRELTGSTSPYPMAIAALSLMSGAYIGEIFRSGIQSVDKGQLEATRALGFSYGSSMRLVVVPQGIRRVLPALVNQFIALIKESSLVFMLGLLATEREIFQIGKDAAANSGNLSPYVAAAIFYLALTIPLTHFVNWIDARMRSGRPEKKEPDEAAAVVGKGAQA; the protein is encoded by the coding sequence ATGGATATCCTCAATCAACTGGCCGAGACCTTCTTTGACTGGGAGGCAATGGGCGAAGTCCTCCCCAAGATGTTCGCCGTCGGCCTGCCCAATACCATTGTCCTGGCCGTCGTCTCGGGCATCATCGGGACCGCGCTGGGGATGCTGCTCGCCCTGATGGGGATTTCCCGGAACGCAGCAGCACGGTGGGTAGCCCGCATTTACACAGACATTCTCCGCGGGCTTCCTCCGGTGCTGACCATTCTGGTGATCGGGTTCGGTTTCGGCCCCATCATTCGTGAACTGACGGGGTCCACCAGCCCGTACCCCATGGCCATAGCGGCGTTGTCCTTGATGTCCGGCGCGTACATCGGCGAGATCTTCCGTTCCGGCATCCAGAGTGTGGACAAGGGACAACTCGAAGCGACCCGTGCCCTCGGGTTCAGCTACGGCTCGTCCATGCGCCTCGTGGTGGTGCCCCAGGGAATCCGCAGGGTTCTTCCTGCCTTGGTGAACCAGTTCATCGCGTTGATCAAAGAATCCTCGCTGGTGTTCATGCTGGGTCTTCTTGCCACAGAGCGCGAGATCTTCCAGATCGGCAAGGATGCCGCCGCCAACAGCGGCAATCTGTCCCCGTATGTCGCTGCAGCCATCTTCTACCTCGCGCTGACCATCCCGCTCACGCACTTCGTGAACTGGATTGATGCCCGTATGCGCTCCGGCCGACCGGAGAAGAAGGAACCGGACGAGGCCGCAGCAGTGGTAGGAAAGGGAGCCCAGGCATGA
- a CDS encoding amino acid ABC transporter ATP-binding protein: MSEFASGTLTAKNIHLSFGSNHVLRGIDLHVEKGTTASVIGPSGSGKSTLLRVMNRLIEPDQGDILLDGRSVLKDNPDELRRRIGMVFQQFNLFPHKTVAENISLALRKLRGMSKEQARDEALAQLDLVGLKHKADARPANLSGGQQQRVAIARALAMKPEVMFFDEATSALDPELVKGVLALMTDLAQDGMTMVVVTHEMGFSRNVSDVVTFMDAGVVVESGPPEQLFTNPQTERLQGFLSDVL, translated from the coding sequence ATGAGTGAATTCGCTTCAGGAACGTTGACGGCGAAGAACATCCATTTGTCCTTCGGCAGCAACCACGTGTTGCGGGGCATTGACCTGCACGTCGAGAAGGGCACCACGGCCTCCGTGATCGGCCCTTCAGGCTCGGGCAAGTCAACGCTCCTGCGTGTGATGAACCGGCTCATCGAGCCGGATCAGGGGGACATCCTGCTGGATGGACGCTCTGTCCTCAAGGACAACCCGGACGAACTGCGCCGCCGCATTGGCATGGTCTTCCAGCAGTTCAACCTTTTCCCCCACAAGACGGTGGCGGAGAACATTTCGCTGGCCCTGCGCAAGCTCCGTGGCATGTCCAAGGAACAGGCCCGCGATGAAGCACTGGCCCAGTTGGACCTGGTGGGTTTGAAGCACAAGGCAGACGCGCGGCCAGCCAACCTCTCAGGTGGACAGCAGCAACGCGTAGCAATTGCCCGCGCTCTGGCCATGAAGCCCGAGGTCATGTTCTTCGATGAAGCCACCTCCGCATTGGACCCGGAACTCGTCAAGGGCGTCCTGGCCCTCATGACGGATCTGGCCCAAGACGGCATGACCATGGTGGTGGTGACCCACGAGATGGGCTTCTCACGCAACGTCTCCGACGTAGTGACCTTCATGGACGCCGGAGTGGTGGTGGAGTCCGGTCCCCCGGAACAACTGTTCACCAATCCGCAAACGGAACGCCTGCAGGGCTTCCTGTCGGATGTCCTTTAG
- a CDS encoding glycoside hydrolase family 3 N-terminal domain-containing protein, whose translation MPSPSAAPATSAPTAAEQQLAALSLEQRVGQLFMVAAKATGAEPGTMRALKEYHTGNVYLSGRSKAGSAATAGVVSSLTGTVSTATTGGVPLFVATDQEGGYVQVLSGPGFSTIPTALVQAGAGQAKLRADAAIWGKELRSAGVNVNLAPVLDTVTSPEFAPSNAPIGHFQREYGYAPGTVSTLGNAFADGMKDAGVAPVVKHFPGLGRVVPNTDVTSDVRDTSTTRNDPALEPFHAAITSGTQWVMVSNAYYDKIDPANIAPFSPTVMDTMLRADAGFKGIVLSDDLCSAAQLEAWSDADRALNFFGAGGTMLVCADPASIPAMQQAVVKKAATDASFRAKVDAAALTVLRVKAGQ comes from the coding sequence GTGCCGTCGCCCTCCGCTGCACCTGCCACCAGCGCTCCTACGGCTGCGGAACAACAGTTGGCGGCGCTAAGTCTTGAACAACGGGTAGGCCAACTGTTCATGGTGGCAGCCAAGGCCACCGGCGCCGAGCCGGGAACCATGCGGGCGTTGAAGGAATATCACACGGGCAATGTCTACCTGAGCGGGCGCAGCAAGGCAGGCAGTGCCGCCACCGCTGGCGTCGTGTCGTCGTTGACGGGAACGGTTTCCACTGCCACCACCGGCGGGGTGCCCCTCTTCGTGGCTACCGACCAGGAGGGCGGGTATGTCCAAGTTCTTTCGGGTCCGGGGTTCTCAACAATTCCCACCGCATTGGTCCAGGCAGGGGCAGGGCAGGCAAAGCTCCGTGCCGATGCTGCAATCTGGGGCAAGGAGCTGCGAAGCGCCGGCGTCAACGTCAATCTTGCGCCCGTGCTGGACACAGTCACCAGCCCGGAGTTTGCGCCGTCCAATGCCCCGATCGGCCACTTCCAGCGCGAGTACGGCTATGCACCTGGCACGGTGTCGACCCTTGGCAATGCCTTTGCCGATGGCATGAAGGACGCGGGCGTCGCGCCTGTAGTGAAACACTTCCCGGGCCTGGGCAGGGTAGTGCCCAATACAGATGTCACCAGCGATGTCAGGGATACTTCCACCACCCGGAACGATCCCGCCCTGGAGCCGTTCCACGCTGCCATCACATCAGGTACGCAGTGGGTCATGGTATCGAATGCCTACTACGACAAGATCGACCCCGCGAACATTGCACCCTTCTCGCCTACGGTGATGGACACCATGCTGCGTGCAGACGCCGGCTTCAAAGGGATTGTCCTCTCCGACGACCTCTGCAGTGCCGCGCAATTGGAAGCCTGGTCCGATGCGGACCGCGCCCTGAACTTCTTTGGGGCCGGTGGGACCATGCTGGTGTGCGCAGATCCTGCGAGCATTCCTGCCATGCAGCAGGCCGTGGTGAAGAAAGCCGCAACAGATGCTTCCTTCCGCGCCAAGGTGGATGCTGCCGCCCTGACAGTGCTGCGGGTCAAAGCAGGGCAATGA
- the hemL gene encoding glutamate-1-semialdehyde 2,1-aminomutase, protein MTSNTPVSDQLFDRARSLMPGGVNSPVRAFGSVGGNPKFMVSAKGAYLTDADGKEYVDLVCSWGPALLGHAHPAVLDAVHAAVDRGLSFGASTPDEANLADIVKDRVSAVERLRMVSTGTEATMTAVRLARGFTGRNLIIKFAGCYHGHLDGLLAAAGSGVATLALPGSAGVTEATAAETLVLPYNDLAAVEAAFATHGNNIAAVITEAAPANMGVVTPGEGFNAGLSRITKEHGALLIVDEVLTGFRTGYSGYWGLTGRQEGWAPDLLTFGKVIGGGMPTAALGGRADVMDYLAPVGPVYQAGTLSGNPVAMAAGVATLTHATPEVYAYVDARSLELSAALSSALDAAGVDHSIQRAGNLFSVAFGTSAHGVHNYDDAQAQESFRYAPFFHSMLDSGVYLPPSVFEAWFLSAAHDDAAMNRIFEALPAAAQAAAGATA, encoded by the coding sequence ATGACTTCCAACACCCCTGTGTCCGATCAGCTCTTCGACCGCGCACGGTCCCTCATGCCTGGTGGCGTGAACTCCCCGGTCCGTGCCTTTGGATCCGTCGGTGGCAACCCGAAGTTCATGGTTTCGGCCAAGGGCGCCTACCTCACGGACGCCGACGGCAAGGAGTACGTGGACCTCGTCTGCTCCTGGGGGCCTGCGCTGCTGGGCCATGCCCACCCTGCCGTACTCGACGCCGTGCACGCCGCCGTGGACCGCGGCTTGTCCTTTGGTGCTTCCACTCCGGATGAGGCCAACCTGGCCGACATCGTCAAGGACCGCGTGTCCGCCGTCGAGCGCCTGCGCATGGTGTCCACCGGCACCGAGGCGACCATGACCGCCGTTCGCCTGGCCCGTGGCTTCACCGGCCGCAACCTGATCATCAAGTTCGCTGGTTGCTACCACGGCCACTTGGACGGTTTGCTGGCAGCCGCAGGTTCCGGTGTTGCCACCCTGGCCCTTCCGGGCTCGGCCGGCGTCACTGAGGCAACAGCGGCTGAAACCTTGGTCCTGCCCTACAACGATCTCGCCGCCGTGGAGGCTGCCTTCGCCACGCACGGTAACAACATTGCCGCTGTGATCACGGAAGCAGCTCCCGCCAACATGGGCGTTGTCACCCCGGGAGAGGGTTTCAACGCAGGCCTGTCCCGCATCACCAAGGAGCACGGGGCCCTCCTGATCGTGGACGAAGTCCTGACCGGTTTCCGCACTGGCTACTCCGGCTACTGGGGCCTGACAGGCCGCCAGGAAGGCTGGGCGCCTGACCTGCTCACCTTCGGCAAGGTCATCGGCGGCGGAATGCCGACGGCGGCACTCGGCGGCCGTGCCGACGTCATGGACTACCTTGCTCCCGTCGGCCCGGTCTACCAGGCCGGCACGCTGTCCGGAAACCCCGTGGCCATGGCAGCCGGTGTAGCAACACTGACCCACGCAACACCGGAGGTCTACGCCTACGTTGATGCCCGCTCGCTGGAACTCTCCGCGGCACTTTCGTCAGCTCTGGATGCTGCAGGCGTTGACCACTCCATCCAGCGGGCAGGGAACCTGTTCTCGGTTGCCTTTGGTACCTCGGCCCACGGCGTGCACAATTACGACGACGCGCAGGCTCAGGAGAGCTTCCGCTACGCACCGTTCTTCCACTCGATGTTGGACTCGGGCGTTTACCTGCCGCCGTCCGTCTTCGAGGCATGGTTCCTGTCTGCTGCCCACGACGACGCAGCAATGAACCGTATATTCGAGGCTCTTCCCGCAGCTGCGCAGGCTGCTGCCGGCGCCACGGCCTGA
- a CDS encoding LLM class flavin-dependent oxidoreductase produces the protein MTSVPSDPVAPVAADQILLGLNTFGDAGVDADGNPKEHARVLRELLEEAKLADAVGIHAFGVGEHHRRDFAVSAPEVFLAAAAAVTSRIRLGSAVTVLSSDDPIRVFQRFSTVDALSNGRAEVMLGRGSFVESFPLFGLDLADYEVLFEEKLELFDKVRAQKPVHWEGRTRPNVNGLQVYPKLQHHLLPAWIGVGGTPESVLRCAEYGYPIIFAIIGGEPRRFAPLVNLYRDAMTKYGHPMRQIATHSPGFIADTDEAAREELFPHWLDQRNRIGAERGWGPGNRGEFEAMCGPEGALYVGSPETVAQKIVLLKRTLGVDRFDLKYSNGTLPHQSMMRCIELYGTEVAPRVARLLAAE, from the coding sequence ATGACATCCGTTCCCTCCGACCCCGTGGCGCCGGTAGCAGCCGATCAGATCCTCTTGGGCCTGAACACTTTTGGCGATGCCGGCGTCGACGCCGACGGGAATCCCAAGGAACATGCCCGCGTCCTCCGCGAGCTGCTCGAGGAAGCGAAGCTGGCCGACGCCGTCGGAATCCATGCCTTCGGGGTGGGAGAGCACCACCGCCGGGACTTCGCAGTCTCCGCCCCCGAGGTCTTCCTTGCCGCTGCCGCCGCAGTGACCTCCCGGATACGCCTGGGCTCGGCCGTTACGGTGCTGAGCTCGGATGATCCCATTCGTGTTTTCCAGCGCTTCTCCACTGTGGATGCGCTGTCCAACGGCAGGGCTGAAGTGATGCTGGGCAGGGGATCGTTCGTTGAATCCTTCCCGCTCTTCGGCCTCGACCTGGCTGATTACGAAGTCCTTTTCGAGGAGAAACTGGAGCTCTTCGACAAGGTTCGTGCCCAGAAGCCGGTCCACTGGGAGGGCCGTACCCGCCCCAATGTCAACGGACTGCAGGTGTACCCGAAATTGCAGCACCATTTGCTGCCTGCCTGGATTGGCGTTGGCGGAACACCCGAGTCCGTGCTGCGCTGCGCGGAATACGGCTACCCGATCATTTTCGCCATCATCGGGGGAGAACCCCGCCGCTTTGCCCCGTTGGTGAACCTGTACCGCGATGCGATGACGAAGTACGGGCACCCGATGCGCCAGATCGCAACGCACTCCCCGGGTTTCATCGCCGATACGGACGAGGCCGCCCGGGAGGAACTCTTCCCGCACTGGCTCGACCAGCGCAACAGGATCGGCGCTGAGCGCGGCTGGGGTCCGGGAAACCGCGGTGAATTCGAGGCCATGTGCGGCCCCGAAGGCGCCCTCTATGTGGGTTCGCCGGAAACCGTCGCGCAGAAGATCGTGCTGCTCAAACGCACCTTGGGTGTGGACCGCTTCGACCTGAAGTACAGCAACGGGACCCTGCCCCACCAATCCATGATGCGCTGCATCGAGCTCTACGGCACCGAGGTGGCCCCGCGGGTTGCCCGGCTGCTTGCTGCCGAATAG
- the hemB gene encoding porphobilinogen synthase, whose amino-acid sequence MSFPNHRPRRLRTTPAMRRLTAENRLAPADLILPAFIREGLTEPSPISSMPGVVQHTTDSLKRAAAEAVELGVGGIMLFGVPAVRDAQGTASLDPDGVLNKAIRDVKIEVGDDLVIMGDVCLDEFTDHGHCGVLDADGYVDNDATLEIYGRMAVAQADAGAHVLGPSGMMDGQIAVIRQALEESGHQNTAVLAYAAKYASAFYGPFREAVDSQLKGDRRTYQMDAANRREAILEVELDLEEGADMVMVKPAMSYLDILADVAAMSPVPVSAYQISGEYAMIEAAAANGWIDRRGAITESVLGIKRAGADTVLTYWASELAGWLKES is encoded by the coding sequence ATGAGCTTTCCAAACCATCGTCCCCGCCGTCTGCGCACCACTCCTGCCATGCGCAGGCTCACCGCAGAGAACCGGCTGGCACCTGCGGACCTGATCCTTCCGGCGTTTATCCGGGAAGGGCTCACTGAACCGAGCCCCATCAGCTCCATGCCGGGTGTGGTCCAGCACACCACTGATTCCCTGAAGCGCGCTGCAGCTGAAGCCGTGGAGCTTGGAGTGGGCGGGATCATGCTGTTCGGCGTCCCCGCCGTGCGCGATGCGCAGGGCACGGCTTCCCTTGATCCGGACGGCGTCCTGAACAAGGCCATCCGCGACGTCAAGATTGAGGTGGGCGATGACCTGGTCATCATGGGCGACGTTTGCCTGGACGAGTTCACGGATCACGGCCACTGCGGGGTCCTCGACGCCGATGGCTATGTAGACAACGACGCCACCCTGGAGATCTACGGACGGATGGCCGTGGCACAGGCCGACGCGGGCGCCCACGTACTGGGACCCTCGGGCATGATGGATGGCCAGATCGCCGTCATCCGCCAGGCGTTGGAGGAATCCGGCCACCAGAACACCGCTGTCCTCGCTTACGCAGCCAAATATGCGTCAGCGTTCTACGGCCCGTTCCGTGAAGCGGTCGATTCCCAGCTCAAGGGTGATCGCCGGACCTACCAGATGGACGCAGCCAACCGCCGGGAAGCCATCCTGGAAGTGGAACTGGACCTTGAAGAAGGTGCCGACATGGTGATGGTCAAGCCGGCCATGAGCTACCTGGATATCCTGGCCGACGTCGCAGCCATGAGCCCGGTACCGGTCTCGGCCTACCAAATCTCCGGCGAGTACGCCATGATCGAAGCTGCTGCGGCCAACGGCTGGATCGACAGGCGCGGTGCCATCACCGAATCCGTCCTGGGAATCAAGCGTGCCGGAGCCGATACCGTGCTGACCTACTGGGCCTCCGAACTGGCAGGCTGGCTGAAGGAGTCCTGA
- a CDS encoding uroporphyrinogen-III synthase: MPRPELHDPQGLTGRRVLITRSADRAKPLASLLTGRGAAPLVLPLIDFERARDQAILDDVLDRLAAGEFDWLVISSITSARVLLEKAAERGTTPAGLVPAVTRVATIGPSSLRVLESIGLSVHLAPTELQSADGLVELWEPAPVRVLLPQADIAAPGLREGLTSKGADVTSVVAYHTVDYPAGAGLRLTAELPAAVEVSEDSLPPMLSPEEARAALDAGTVDAVVAASPSAVRRIAETLLPLGNCRLIAIGRPTAAEATRLGLTVAATAKEPTPDGIVAALESVFANEGNPQ; encoded by the coding sequence TTGCCGCGTCCTGAACTGCATGATCCACAAGGGCTGACCGGTCGGCGTGTCCTGATCACCAGGAGCGCCGACCGTGCCAAGCCGCTGGCGTCGTTGCTGACCGGCCGCGGCGCCGCACCCTTGGTGCTGCCCCTGATCGATTTTGAACGGGCAAGAGACCAGGCGATCCTGGACGATGTCCTCGACCGCCTGGCCGCCGGTGAATTCGATTGGCTGGTGATCAGCAGCATCACCAGTGCCCGTGTCCTTCTTGAGAAGGCTGCAGAGCGGGGAACCACCCCGGCAGGCTTGGTTCCGGCAGTTACCCGTGTGGCCACCATCGGCCCGTCCTCGTTGCGGGTCCTGGAATCCATTGGCCTCTCCGTTCACCTGGCACCGACGGAGCTTCAGTCTGCTGACGGCCTGGTGGAACTGTGGGAGCCCGCACCTGTCCGGGTGCTCCTGCCCCAGGCCGATATTGCGGCACCCGGCCTGAGGGAAGGCCTGACGTCAAAAGGTGCTGACGTGACCTCCGTGGTTGCCTACCACACCGTCGACTACCCGGCCGGGGCGGGACTCCGCCTGACGGCGGAACTGCCCGCCGCCGTCGAGGTTTCCGAGGACAGCTTGCCGCCAATGCTCAGCCCGGAAGAGGCACGGGCTGCCCTCGACGCAGGCACTGTGGACGCCGTGGTGGCTGCCTCGCCCAGCGCCGTGCGCCGCATTGCCGAGACACTGCTGCCCCTGGGCAACTGCAGACTGATCGCCATAGGACGTCCGACGGCGGCGGAGGCCACTCGCCTTGGCCTCACCGTGGCTGCCACAGCCAAAGAACCAACCCCGGACGGCATCGTGGCCGCCTTGGAATCTGTTTTCGCCAACGAAGGGAACCCGCAATGA
- the hemC gene encoding hydroxymethylbilane synthase produces the protein MTVRIGTRASKLALTQTQQTADKLSAVGGFPVELVHIKTEGDVKTGSLSQMGGTGVFVAALRDALLADTCDVAVHSLKDLPTGAALGLSIAATPKRVDVRDVLCARDGMTLSELPGGAKVGTGSPRRAAQLRAARPDIEVLDIRGNVDTRLGRVPGLPGNITDEVVPGKSCDLDAVVLAAAGLERMDRLDTVSEFFETNVMLPAPGQGALAIECRTEDAPRQPGSTAGSDGVLAQALAALNDDDTRLAVTAERAVLARLEAGCAAPVGAYAFRKGSMLHLEAVVCAVDGTKTVREKKATDGLTEVGATLLGIEVAELLLAAGAAEIADLAAS, from the coding sequence GTGACCGTCCGCATCGGCACCAGGGCCAGCAAGCTGGCGCTGACGCAGACGCAGCAGACGGCGGACAAGTTGTCCGCGGTTGGCGGCTTCCCGGTAGAGCTGGTTCACATCAAGACCGAGGGCGACGTCAAAACCGGCTCCCTCTCCCAGATGGGCGGAACAGGCGTGTTCGTCGCCGCCTTGCGTGACGCGTTGCTGGCTGACACCTGCGATGTCGCTGTGCACTCCCTCAAGGACCTGCCCACCGGCGCAGCCCTTGGCCTGAGCATCGCTGCAACACCCAAGCGGGTGGATGTCCGTGATGTTCTCTGCGCACGGGACGGTATGACACTCTCTGAGCTGCCGGGCGGGGCCAAGGTCGGCACGGGTTCACCACGCCGCGCTGCCCAGCTCCGTGCAGCCCGGCCGGATATTGAGGTTTTGGACATCAGGGGCAACGTGGATACCCGCCTCGGCCGGGTTCCCGGCCTGCCGGGCAACATCACGGATGAGGTTGTGCCGGGTAAGTCCTGCGACCTTGACGCCGTGGTGTTGGCCGCCGCTGGATTGGAACGAATGGACCGGCTGGACACCGTCAGTGAGTTCTTCGAAACCAACGTCATGTTGCCCGCACCCGGGCAAGGTGCGTTGGCCATCGAATGCCGAACTGAGGACGCTCCGCGCCAGCCAGGGTCCACCGCGGGTTCAGACGGCGTGCTGGCCCAGGCTCTGGCGGCATTGAACGACGACGACACCCGGCTGGCGGTGACAGCCGAGCGTGCCGTGCTGGCCAGGCTTGAGGCCGGCTGCGCCGCTCCGGTGGGCGCCTACGCCTTCCGAAAGGGCAGCATGCTGCACCTGGAAGCAGTGGTCTGCGCCGTGGATGGCACCAAGACTGTCCGTGAGAAAAAAGCCACCGATGGGCTCACGGAAGTTGGCGCCACGTTGCTCGGCATCGAGGTGGCTGAGTTGTTGCTCGCTGCCGGCGCCGCGGAGATCGCGGACCTTGCCGCGTCCTGA
- a CDS encoding ferrochelatase — protein MTSPAVSTALNAVTERGRQEAARYDAVLLASFGGPEGQDDVIPFLRNVTRGRGIPDERLEEVSHHYRAFGGISPINQQNRELKAAIEAELARRGIELPVLWGNRNWDPYIAPVLQDAYDAGHRRLLMLTTSIYSCYSSCRQYREDIGVALTETGLDGKLQVDKIRQYFDHPGVVQPFLEGTSAGLEEIRGKLAAAGEADPDAKIRVLFATHSIPTRDAEAAGRSEDEPREFAEGSAYAAQHLANAKAIMDVVAPNVAWDLVYQSRSGAPHIPWLEPDINDHLEEIAPEGVRGVVIVPLGFVSDHMEVAWDLDTEALETCKNLGIEATRVPTPGTHAAFVSGLVDLICERTVENNIAERPHVTDLGPWYDVCRPNCCENFRGAKPVISEVGTTVGIGHDAYPAAEAAK, from the coding sequence ATGACCAGCCCCGCTGTCTCCACTGCACTTAACGCCGTCACCGAGCGTGGCCGCCAGGAAGCAGCGCGTTACGACGCCGTGCTGCTGGCGTCCTTCGGAGGTCCCGAAGGCCAGGATGACGTCATTCCGTTCTTGCGGAACGTCACCCGTGGCCGCGGCATCCCCGATGAGCGGCTCGAAGAGGTCTCGCACCACTACCGCGCCTTCGGGGGCATCAGCCCCATCAACCAGCAGAACCGGGAACTGAAGGCTGCCATCGAGGCCGAGCTGGCCCGCCGCGGTATCGAACTGCCGGTCCTTTGGGGCAACCGCAACTGGGATCCCTACATCGCCCCGGTACTCCAGGACGCCTACGACGCCGGACACCGCCGGCTCCTGATGCTCACCACCAGCATCTACTCCTGTTACTCCAGCTGCCGCCAGTACCGCGAAGACATCGGCGTTGCACTGACGGAAACAGGGTTGGATGGCAAGCTCCAGGTGGACAAGATCCGCCAGTATTTCGACCACCCCGGCGTCGTCCAGCCTTTCCTGGAGGGTACGTCTGCGGGCTTGGAGGAGATCCGCGGCAAGCTCGCCGCTGCCGGTGAGGCTGATCCCGATGCGAAGATCCGCGTCCTGTTCGCAACGCACTCCATCCCTACGCGGGATGCCGAGGCCGCTGGCAGGTCAGAGGACGAGCCCCGCGAATTCGCCGAAGGCTCGGCTTATGCTGCCCAGCACTTGGCCAATGCCAAGGCCATTATGGATGTTGTGGCGCCCAACGTCGCCTGGGACTTGGTGTACCAGTCCCGTTCCGGCGCACCGCATATCCCGTGGCTTGAGCCGGACATCAATGACCACCTTGAGGAAATCGCCCCTGAAGGCGTCCGCGGTGTCGTCATTGTTCCCCTCGGCTTCGTGAGCGATCACATGGAAGTAGCCTGGGACCTTGACACCGAGGCCCTGGAAACCTGCAAGAACCTGGGTATCGAAGCAACCCGTGTTCCCACTCCGGGTACGCACGCGGCTTTCGTGTCCGGCCTGGTGGACCTGATCTGCGAACGCACGGTGGAGAACAACATCGCCGAGCGCCCCCACGTCACGGACCTTGGACCGTGGTATGACGTCTGCCGCCCCAACTGCTGCGAGAACTTCCGTGGGGCGAAGCCCGTCATTTCAGAAGTTGGCACCACGGTGGGCATCGGCCACGACGCCTACCCGGCTGCGGAGGCTGCCAAGTGA
- the hemQ gene encoding hydrogen peroxide-dependent heme synthase, producing the protein MSHTSAESVTKTAETEEQFYTLWTVFKRSADVLRSGDAAQEFEALAEKLAEGGVILRGSYDVSAMRSDADIMVWLHGPKPEDLQAAVRSIRRSKLFAGTDIVWSAMGVHREAEFSKSHVPAYARGVEPSTWLCVYPFVRSYEWYLLPTDERGKMLRDHGLLGREFPQVISNTVSSFALGDWEWILGLEAPELVDLVDLMRHLRATEARHHVREEIPFYTGRRVTAAEIAEVLA; encoded by the coding sequence ATGAGCCACACTTCTGCCGAATCTGTCACTAAAACTGCTGAAACCGAAGAACAGTTCTACACGCTGTGGACGGTCTTCAAGCGCTCGGCCGACGTCCTGCGCAGCGGCGATGCTGCCCAGGAATTCGAAGCCCTTGCGGAGAAGCTCGCTGAGGGTGGAGTGATTCTCCGCGGCAGCTATGACGTCTCGGCGATGCGCTCGGACGCGGACATCATGGTGTGGCTCCACGGGCCCAAGCCGGAGGACCTGCAGGCTGCCGTCCGCTCCATCCGCCGCAGCAAGCTTTTCGCCGGCACCGACATCGTTTGGTCCGCCATGGGCGTTCACCGCGAAGCCGAGTTCTCCAAGAGCCATGTGCCGGCATACGCCCGCGGCGTCGAGCCGAGCACCTGGCTCTGTGTCTATCCGTTTGTCCGCTCCTACGAGTGGTACCTGCTTCCGACCGACGAGCGCGGCAAGATGCTCCGCGACCACGGCCTGCTGGGACGCGAATTCCCGCAGGTCATCTCCAATACCGTTTCCTCCTTCGCGCTGGGTGACTGGGAATGGATCCTTGGCCTCGAAGCACCTGAATTGGTGGACCTGGTGGACCTGATGCGCCACCTGCGCGCCACCGAAGCACGCCACCACGTTCGCGAAGAAATCCCCTTCTACACCGGCCGTCGCGTCACGGCTGCCGAGATTGCCGAGGTTCTCGCATGA